A single Carcharodon carcharias isolate sCarCar2 chromosome 39 unlocalized genomic scaffold, sCarCar2.pri SUPER_39_unloc_1, whole genome shotgun sequence DNA region contains:
- the LOC121274917 gene encoding histone H1-like: MTDTADAETAPPAAPAAQVKTPKKKKKKAAPRSGAAGPKLGEQILKVVADCSDRKGMSLPAIKKALRGKGLDVDKLGSQIKQSIKRNVKNGFLVQVKGTGVSGSFKVPKNTAPGKVGKKAKAAAGKKSPVKKAAAKKVTAKKAAAKKTPVKKASAKKSPVKKAAAKKSPAKKAAAKKTAKKAATPKKPVKKAAPKKKSAKKVTVVKKVAKARAKPKSR; encoded by the coding sequence ATGACCGACACCGCAGACGCCGAAACGGCTCCTCCAGCCGCTCCCGCCGCCCAGGTCAAGACTcccaagaagaagaagaagaaggcgGCTCCCCGGAGCGGAGCAGCCGGTCCCAAGCTGGGCGAGCAGATCCTCAAGGTTGTGGCGGATTGCAGCGATCGCAAGGGGATGTCGCTGCCCGCCATCAAGAAGGCGCTGCGCGGCAAAGGGCTGGATGTGGATAAACTCGGCTCCCAGATCAAGCAAAGCATCAAGAGGAATGTGAAGAATGGCTTCCTGGTTCAGGTTAAGGGCACGGGCGTCTCGGGGTCATTCAAAGTCCCTAAGAACACAGCCCCGGGGAAAGTGGGGAAGAAGGCGAAGGCAGCAGCTGGCAAGAAATCTCCAGTGAAGAAAGCGGCAGCCAAGAAGGTGACAGCAAAGAAAGCAGCGGCCAAGAAAACTCCAGTCAAGAAAGCATCAGCCAAGAAATCCCCAGTGAAGAAAGCAGCAGCTAAGAAATCCCCAGCGAAGAAAGCAGCAGCCAAGAAAACAGCCAAGAAGGCGGCAACTCCAAAAAAACCGGTGAAGAAAGCAGCCCCCAAGAAAAAGTCTGCCAAGAAGGTGACGGTCGTCAAAAAAGTGG
- the LOC121274918 gene encoding histone H3-like, translating into MARTKQTARKSTGGKAPRKQLATKAARKSAPATGGVKKPHRYRPGTVALREIRRYQKSTELLIRKLPFQRLVREIAQDFKTDLRFQSSAVMALQEASEAYLVGLFEDTNLCAIHAKRVTIMPKDIQLARRIRAEGCMIILDEESVPWRWCTRGDGGSMLYHYEIAGTSFYGGASFLICMETMVNKHPLQQVIINLCSTARFPDNMKLGGNVSGEEDSKRLQSNLDKLIEWVIVDFAVKMSACVT; encoded by the exons ATGGCCAGGACCAAGCAGACAGCGCGCAAGTCGACCGGAGGGAAAGCTCCCCGCAAGCAGCTGGCGACCAAAGCTGCCCGCAAGAGCGCTCCAGCCACGGGCGGCGTGAAGAAGCCCCATCGCTACAGGCCCGGCACTGTGGCTCTGCGGGAGATCCGCCGCTACCAGAAATCCACCGAGCTGCTGATCCGCAAACTGCCCTTCCAGCGCCTGGTGCGGGAgatcgctcaggacttcaagaccGACCTGCGCTTCCAGAGCTCGGCCGTCATGGCCCTGCAGGAGGCCAGTGAGGCTTACCTGGTGGGGCTCTTTGAGGACACCAACCTGTGCGCCATCCACGCCAAGCGGGTCACCATCATGCCCAAAGACATCCAGCTGGCGCGCCGTATCCG AGCAGAGGGCTGCATGATTATTTTAGATGAGGAATCAGTACCTTGGCGCTGGTGCACAAGAGGAGATGGTGGCTCAATGTTATATCATTATGAGAttgcgg GGACCTCCTTCTATGGAGGGGCTAGTTTTCTGATTTGCATGGAGACAATGGTCAATAAGCATCCACTGCAACAGGTGATTATCAATCTATGCTCAACTGCTC GTTTTCctgacaacatgaaacttggtgggaatgtcagTGGTGAGGAGGATTCCAAGAGGCTTCaaagcaatttagacaagttgattgAGTGG GTCATTGTCGATTTTGCTGTGAAGATGTCAGCCTGTGTTACTTGA
- the LOC121274889 gene encoding histone H2AX — MSGRGKTGGKARSKARSRSSRAGLQFPVGRVHRLLRKGNYAERVGAGAPVYLAAVLEYLTAEILELAGNAARDNKKTRIIPRHLQLAVRNDEELNKLLGGVTIAQGGVLPNIQAVLLPKKTGASAAAKTK, encoded by the coding sequence ATGTCTGGAAGAGGAAAGACCGGTGGGAAAGCTCGATCCAAGGCCAGGTCTCGCTCCTCCCGGGCCGGACTGCAGTTCCCGGTGGGCCGCGTTCACAGGCTCCTGAGGAAGGGTAACTACGCTGAGCGTGTGGGTGCCGGAGCCCCGGTCTATCTGGCCGCCGTGCTGGAGTACCTGACGGCTGAAATCCTCGAGCTGGCCGGCAACGCGGCCCGGGACAACAAGAAGACCCGCATTATCCCCAGGCACCTGCAGCTGGCCGTCCGCAATGACGAGGAGCTGAACAAGCTGCTGGGAGGGGTGACCATCGCTCAGGGCGGGGTGCTGCCTAATATCCAGGCCgtgctgctgcccaagaaaaccGGCGCCTCTGCAGCCGCCAAGACCAAGTGA